In Oscarella lobularis chromosome 5, ooOscLobu1.1, whole genome shotgun sequence, the genomic window GAGGGGAAAGTTGGTCCTCACTATGAAGTCTCATGCGGTCTGCACCGTCTCAGGGCCGCCTTCCGGGCTCCCTGGGACGTCAGTCAAGAGTACAAatttagaacctaaatattaatcaCTTCCCGCGCACATTGCCAACTGCCACCTGCGCCTCGTTCGCTGCGtgtctaaaaaattcaaaatttgcGCTCAAACGTCACCAGACTAAGCTCTCGATTTGGAAGCGAATCTTGTGCGCcagacggcgaaacgacgacgataagaGCGACAGAAATGCGGAGAAGAAACAATTAACGGTGACATCCGCAAAATAACGCCTTCTAAAGCCGGTGGAACTCGGTCTATACGGTTTGGAATAAACAACAGTTACTTTACTCGGATCATGCGGAGACGGGGTACCCGTTCCTCTGCCGTGCACGCCTCCGGGGTCGGGCCGGCTTATCATAACATTCACCTCGCCCTTCAACGctggcaacggcgacgacgacgagaaaagtcCTTAACAACGAGACGATTTGTCGACTCTCGCGCTTCTTCGATGTACGGTCAACGGAGTTAACCGAACAACCGCTGTCCGAGTAGCGATAGACAACGGCGAgtgaaatgaagaagacgacaatAAATGCGCAAACAACAGACAAATGCGAAGGCAACGTCGCATCCCTTTTCGCACCTGTGTGAGTCAAGAGTGCAAGTTTAGATTCTGATGATAATCAATTAAACGGCTCTACTTGTCTAAGAAAAGCCTCTAAATTGGTTAAAGTGTCGCCTAGTACAGGGATCACCAGAGCAAGAGTTCGATTCGGAAGCGATTATTTTGCCCAAAATATCAGGGATATAATAGGATAAACGTTGTGGTCTATTTTTGCACGAGCAAAGGACAACCCATTCAAGACGAGCTCCCTCCCGACCCTTTTAGTTGCCGTTTCAGCGAGGTCTTTTTGCCATAacggtttaattaaagaaggAAAGCGCTAAAAGGGAGACATGCTGCTAGATGCGTTTTCATTTCGCAAGGGGAAGTGGTACGCGATGGAGCGGCTACTTTGATGCGTGTGCACGAAAAACAAATCGGCCGTACCTTCTGCACGAGATCCAGTCACAGCTGCGACCGAAGGTAGCCCTCGTGACAATGATGACAACTCGGAAAAATAACGAAAGTCAATCTCCAAACGCTCCTCGCCTTTGGCACCTAAGAGAGACGAGAACCTAAGAAAGCAGCGACTCGCGCTATTTCGAACTATTTAAAACTCAGCTTTAtcataataattaaaagACTAGCATCTTCACAAAATGTTGCAACGACCTTGCACAATCCTTCACCTTGCAGCGGACTGTTCGTAGTAAAAGCGTACAATTCTCGACCGGACGCGTTCGGTCCATCAACGACGTTCAATTCATTACTCGTCTAGATAAAGTCAGTTCATTAGCGAAGGCTTTAGGCAATTACTAAGGCCTTAAACTATCATTGCGGTTTGCCTCACCTCCACAGACGTCGCCAGAGGAAGCGCTCGATTTTGGAGCGAATCGTGTCCgcgagacggcgaaacgacggcgacaagagcgacgaagacgccgagaagcgaaagcggtAGCATTTGCAAGCAGAAGCCAAAGTAAGAGCGACGCCTAAGTTCAGCACGTATAGTGTTAATTCGTTCAAAGACGACGTATGCACATATGTACTTCAGTACCTGAGAAACGTGAGTGCACCGGGTTCGGATCTCCGAACAAACTTGTGAGCTGGAAGTTCTGCCGAAGTGGTCGGAGCGGCGGTTGGAACGCGTTTGATTTGTGCCGTTAGAAGGTCGGGCAATAAACGATCGAGGTCTCGTTTTCAATCTTTCTACGGCTCCTCCCCGTTTCGTACCTAGAGAGATGAACGCAGTGTAGGATAAATACATGAAAACGATCCTGATCTATTATTAACTGTCGCGGGATGCGTAAAGTCCCAGAACTGCGCCTCCCCTCCCGGCGCCGCGGCCCTCAACCCTTTTGGCTGCCGTTTTAACCATAACAGTTTAAAAATGAGAGGACGCCCTAAAAGGGAGAGACGCCGCTAAATGCATATTGCGAGGGAAGTGATACGTGATGGGGCGGATACTTTTGACATATGACCGCGATGATTTCCAACTCGATACTCAATTTCCAAATGCGTCTCGCGTTTGGCACCTATGAGAGAGACCAGACCCAATTTAGTACTCGGAAGTCTTTTTACAATTAGGCTTGACGTCGTGTTCAAACATAGACGCGTTAGTTAGGGAAATTGACATCCAACCGTGCTGTACTCTTGTTGGCTGGAAGATAAAGGGGGAGGGGGTGCTCTAACCTTCCCCTTATTGGTCCAATAATTCATGATGTTCTGTGCGTCCTTTCGGCAACGAGCTCATTGCTGAAACAACAGAGATAACGTTAGTGGAAGTAACATCTCCCCAAGTCCGCGAAACGTATATACAATCCGCGATATTACTAAGGACGTACTTCAAGAAGCTGAAGGGTTCCAAAAAGACATTCTTTGAAAAGCGTAAGTCCGGAACCGGCGGTGCAAAAAGCatatagatatagatatatatTCCTGAAAGAGAAGCAGGGCGTCTAGTTTATTTTCGCAGACAGCTTTTTTACATAACGGTTCAAAGTAGTCTGATCAtagatagaaaatattttctatctaTGGTCTGATCACCTGCACGAGATTCAGTCGACTAGTATAACTTGATTAGTGATCGAATGATGACCCGCGTTCGTTCTGGCGGCTCAGGGAAGCGTTCCTTATAAACGAGACTGCATTCTTAATCAACGGTTCAGAAATTTGCGCTGGTGAGTGCCCACTGGGGGGAAGGGAAGCCCCAAAGGCTCGACGTGGCCACTACCGACGACTGTTGGTAGGTCGAGTACCTTGACGACAATTGGATTTGTCCAGGGAAAAGTAAGGCTTCGCGCGAGAAACGGCGTTCTTTTTCAGGAGATCGAAATTGCGAGTCCCGTATGCGAGAGGAGCACGTGTAGAAAATCATAACGAGAAATTCGTGGCCCAAGTCATTCCCTGAGCTGCCATCGAAGGAGAGCCACGAAACACAACAGTGCAGAATCCAATCTTATAGCAACAGCACTCTACGACAAGTAATCAACAGTAATCGTTCTAAAGTAAAATGGGAGCGCCCGTTCGTCGTAAAGACTCCATACGCGTGAGAGAGACTTCAGGACCGAGGTCTCGGCGTTGCATTGAGACCAGGAGAGATTCCGAGCATGAGATTCCATTCGACAGTTCAGCGGCCCCGCTACGGCGCCACCGCCTACGCGTTAGAGCTTGCCTTATATTGACAAAGAACCGATCCGGCCGACACAAAAAGGCGCAGCATTTGTTGGCGAGCAAATTTTGTCATTGTGTTCCGGAAATAGGCCAAGCGGCCCGGATACGGTCAAAAACTAAATTCCAACTCGCAATTACGTGATACAGAACGGGGCAAACAACCACGTTCCGCAAAATTCTTTTTGGTCTGTGTGACAAACACTAAAACTCCACGAAAAAATGATGCTGCTACTGCATGCTAAAATAATAACTAACAGCAATGACTGAAAGAAAGACCTAACATACGATTCCTATTTCTTTCGCCTATGCGAAAGAGGATGGTGAACTAACTCAAAGACTCATCACATCAAGCATGCAGCAGCCATGCACCGTGACAGGCACCGGTTTAGACAGTAGTTTCTCTCGTTATTAGGGAGCCGCAACCAACATACCTAATGCCCgttccgtcgccggcgcGTTTCGTACCACTCGCAGAGTTGACTTCAGGAGTCTCTCCAGATGCTTCCGATCCCGACTCCCTTGTTTCCATGCCCTGAAAAGGGTACAAAGATGCAGTATCAAGATCGATGTATTTGTTCAGGCTTTCTGCTTCAAGAACTTTTCCCAGCTTCCGAGAAAGAACCCTGAAAGCTGGACGCTTTTCAGGATCAGTGCGCCAACATTCGGACATCAGTTCGtatctaaaaaattacagaTGAATCGCTGAATAATCTAATCAATTAAAAGACACACAGTTCAACGGAACAGTTACTGGGGCGATTTAGACGGTTGCCTTCGAGAAGATGCGACTGCAGTTCTTTAGTCACAATGCACGGGTAAGGAAATCCACCTGCAAAGCAAAACCTtcgaaattttaattaaagccaAGCCACATTCTTATACCCAAGGTGCATATTTCCCACACGACAACTCCAAACGACCACCTACAAATTAAAACAAACTTTTGTTTAGCCAGGATGAAACTGAATCAAATTTttacacgtcgcttttctcggtGAAGAGACGGTGAGTAATAGCTTCGATGGACATCCATCGAAGTGGGAGACGCCTTGCAGTCTTTTGACTGTATTGGCCGTCCTCGTAGACGGCTCTTGCAAGTCCAAAATCAGAAACTTTAAGCAGTTCGTTCTCGCAGACGAGCACGTTCCTGCAggccaaatcgcgatgaacCAAACCCTTTCCACTCAAATAACCCTGCCAGGTCAAAATTTACAGCAACTAAAGAAAGCGGCTTGTTCTATATACCATTCCCGATGCAATTTGCCAGGCAAATAACAGGAGATCGGAAGTCGTAAAATTAAACTCCATATTCTCATCATGCTTGTCGACATCTTCAGCCTTGTCTGAAATactttccttctccttctcctcatCTTCATTCTGcttccttctttcttcagaatCGGGAGACGGCTATACACAGCAAATAAACATTTTCCCATGAATAGCTTGAGCACTTGCCTCCGAGTCGATAACACTGTTCAATACAGAGCGACGTCTATCCGACTGAAAAAGCGAGTAagataattaataaataaaatgcCTGTTTACTTCGATACATACTGTAGCATGTCTTCCTCTCGCAAGGTAGTTAAGTAGATCGCCGTGACAGCAGTATTCCACAATCAAGCACAACGGTTGGCATCTCGTTATACACGCAACCATGCTCACGATATGTTGATGCTGCCCGACTCGTTTCATTAAATagatttcttccaaaaacTCATCCTCAAGCTGATGTTTTCCTTTAGAgtaaagagaagaaggaatgaGAAGGCTTGGGGTATACCTGCATTCTTACCCTTATTCATTTTACATGCGACGAACGAATTGTTGTTACTGTTTCGATGTCGTATTCTCTTCCACTGCGATGAAGGCCTATGCAAGAGTTGTGCTTTATGCACGACGCCAAAAAGACCTTCGCCTATCTTCTCCAGAAGCATCACGTCGTCGTGATTGATTTCCCATTCATCGGGTCTCCTGCAGGGATCGGGCGGGGATTTGGGCGCAGGCGAACTTTGAGACTCCGCTGAGCGATATTCGCCACTGTTGCAGCGGACGTAGACAGCGATGGCAATGACGATAAGTAAGACTAAGAACACGAACGAGCCGACGACAGACAAAATGATAGTGAGTTGCGAAATCTGCGAATCTGCAAGACAAAGACAAGCGATAAGACGGACCCCAAACATTATTGCTGCAGATCAAACTCCGGCAGCGTGTAAGTCATACTTAGGACGGGGACAGGTGTAGGACCTTGGCAGTGGGTCCCGTTGCCGGTAAAGCTATCGTTGCATTCGCACTGGTACGATCCAATAGTATTTCTGCACGTTGCGTAGTCATAGCAATTGTTATCCTCCTTCCTGCTACACTCATTCACGTCCGTACAATTCTTTCCATCACCAGTGAAGCCGCTCAGGCACGTGCACTCAAACGAGCCATCTGTATTAGTACAATCTGCTTCCCAGCGACACTGACCTGGTATTTCACACTCGTTAATATCTGCGCAAAACGACACATCGGGAGCCGATCCATCGGAGTCAGCCAATTCGCCTCTAGTCCAGCCCTCGCCGCACTCGCATTCGTATGAAAACAATACATTTTTGCACTCCGAGTTTTCATGACAACTATAAGATTTGTTGTAACATTCATCGAAATCTAAACAAACAAGTTCGCtataattaatgaagaataaAGCCATCTCCTATACCCAAAACTGCTGGAATTACGCACACACTTTGCATCTTGTCCTCGCAATTCCTTGCATTCCAAGAACCATTTTTCGCAGCTACACAGCTGAGCAAGATCTTCATCAAAGAACTTACGTTTCCTTCTGATCTAAATTTAGAATAATCGAACGAAGAACCGTCAGCCCAAACGTGGAAGCCTTCATTGTCGACATCATTCAGGCCAATCCAAGCCTCGTTTGCACCCAGAAAATCAGAAAAGACGCTGTGTTCTTGAGCAGAATGAATGCTAGCAAGAGAGCCATTGCCTTGGCTCAATTGCTGGCAGTCCGCCAAGGACTCCCGCCACGTCTTCAAAGTGGGAAATCGTTTGAAGCACCGGTTGCCAATCTTTCTCCAATCACTCTGACACATGTAGACATCTAAGACATATGTCAAAATAAAGACCCATACAAAACGTTAAAACACTAACAATCTAAAGAATGTTTAAAAGAAGCTGCAGCATTTGAGCCATCTAACACTTCTAAAGACAAAAGTATAAACACATACCAGACAAAGTCTTACTTTGCTCCAGCAAGCTAACTTTTGCAGATGTATCCAGCTTTGGTAGTGCAGTTCGAAACAGACCAAGTGAAGTCACGTCCGTCGAATCCAAATGCAACGCATTCGCCGTTCTCGTATCTTGGCTCGTACTTAGCCCACCGGGTAAAAGTGACGGGTGGACCGTGAAGCCGCCGAAACGCACTCGACGTATTGTCGTAAACCAATCCAATCCAATATATTGGCCCCGTCATCGATGACGTTTCTTTCGCGACGAAGGCGTTCTCATGAATGCTGCTTATGGAAGCTAGCTCAGCCCCGCGGCTTTTGCACTTTTGATCTGCGACTGTTAGTGAGAGCGGCTTATCGTGGTCACTAGACAAATAGTAGCAGGCGTCTTTGAAGTAAAGCTCGTCTTTTCGACACCGATGACGGAAAGGCGCTCTAAGTAGGCGCGCTCTGTTGCTAAAAtcaactagaaaaaagaaagcaaccGGGTACTTGAATTAAGGACGTCAAGTCGTTGCTATAGTTTACCGAGAGCAAGTTTGCATAATCTTTTTAATTTGAGGTTTACGCAGTCGACCGTCTTCCAGTAGCCAGTGCGAGAATCGATAGCAACGCACTCGCGACGATTGCTAAAACGAGGTTCTCCACTCGCCCACAGAGCATACCTGCACACGCATATATTATATAAACAGTTTCACAGCGTAACTATGCCTACGTCATTGGATCTCCATTGAGCCATTGGAATTCATCAGCATTCCTCCTTCGAGTCAAGCCAATCCAGACGTCGGTATCTTCGCCCGCGAGAAGAGACAATACGAAAGCCTGCTCGTGAGGACTGCTAATGCTGACAAGGCTCTTGGAGCTGCATCCCTTATCCCACTCAGTGTCATCAAAGTCGTAAGACTTCTTAGAAACAGTATAGCAATAGTCGGCGTAGAGATACCACCCTTTGGGACAAtctaaattaaaattaaatatttaatcaTTTATCGcgatgtcgttttctttacatTCGTTCTCTTTACAAGTCACTTCCGCTTCCTTGCTGCAAGATCGACTGCGCTCCTTTTCGCAACGAATAAACCaagtttcgtttcttttgcaacGCGCATAAGACTTGGTCGGCGAAAGAAGGCCTCGTCGCCTCGCCGTGACGGCCACGGCTTTTTGGTAGCCTAACGGACGACAGACGACATTCGCATCGTCTAAGTACCATTCGTCGCCGCACACGACGTTCCACGATCCACCGAAATAAATTTCGACTCTTCCCTCGCTCTCACGTAAACCGTCGAGAAGTCGTACTTTCCCGTCACGGTTTTTACAATCGAGAGAGAGATGAAAACAGTTCTTATCTTGGAACTCTGTGAAAGTGCACTCGTCAAGTGACTTCACGTCTCGGGCACAGCTCATGGAAACACCAAAAAGAGGAGCAGAAAACAATCTTCGGAATTTTCCTTTATTATATCCCAAACTTCTGCACAAGTTGTCAGCATGGGAATAAGACCAAGAATAATCAACGGTGCACAGGTCTCTCCACGAGCCCCCAATTTGAATTTCGACGGCATTATTAACAGTTTTTGAGAAACGTACGTCAATTGAGCCAATGTCACTGGCCTGACAGGAAATGAATTCGCCCCTACCAAACATGAATCCGCGATACTCAGTGTAACCCGTATTTACGCAGGCTCCAGCCGCCATGGCCTCGTTACTGCCCCTTGAGATGCAAAAGGGTGTCCATGCCTTCACGTGGAACATTTTGAGGCGCTGGCGATTACCAGTCACTCCCACGAGACGAGAAACCGCAAACGCtaattaaacaattaaaaaGATCTGCTTTTAGTGATGCGAGAGTCTTACGCTGGCTCTTCGGCTGCTTCTCGCAGATGAATTCGTGCTGGTCTGAACAGGAAACGGCTCTGCCAAACGTGATCGTGACATCGTTTTCGAGGCGTTCGACAATGACCGTCGCACATAGGGGACCTTTCAAGCTATCCCATCGGGAGGCATCCCTGCTAAAGGGCAAACCATTCGACCATCGATAGTTATACCGAGTGTCTTCCGCTGCAGCAGGCGTGCGTATTAGACCCAAAAATAGCTCTATTCTTCCAAATCCAAGCCACCGAATATGCGCAACTTTCCGGAGATAATCCTCAAGATccgattcgtcttctttgctcCCGATAGAGAAGAGCGTCGCTCCTCGATTGGAGCACTCCGTTTCCGCGTCAAACCAATTCGAAGACGCCGATGAAATTAAGAGACACGAAAAGCGGGTGCACTCAAAAGGAAACGGACAGTCTAAAAGTCATTTAGTACACAAAACTATGAGGTCTATACTATCGACGTACCTTTGCACGCCGAAAAGGTTTTTGTGCACGCCGTTGCTTCGTGACAGGTATCGACTTTGTTCAAACAAACTACAGAGGTAAATGAGGGTACTAAATCTATGATAGTGAAAGTTACTCTTACCGGAAAATGCTGGAATCACGCACACACTTTGCTTCTCCTCCTCACAGTTGCTTGCTTTCCAATACCCTTCTCCATTCAAAGCTACACAGCTGTGCGAGATTTTCATTGaagaattctttttttctgctgaacTCCAGGTGACATAGGCAAACGGAGAGCCATCTGCCCAAACGTAGAAGCCGTCGTTGTCAATGTCATTTAGACCGATCCAAGCATCGCTCGTGACGAGCAAATTAGAAAGAGCGCTCTGTTCTTCAACAGAACGAACGCTAGCGAGAGAGCCATTGCTATGGCTCAATTGGCACTTAACCAGAGACTTTCGCCACGTCTTCAAAGCGTCAAATCGTTTGAAGCACCGGTCGCCAATATTCAACCAATCACTTGGACATGTGTAGACATCTAAAAACAATCACCACAAATAGGATCCATATTAAACATCGAAACACTGACAGTTTAAAGAAGACGTGGAATTCACTTCTGCATTTGAGTTATTCAACGcccctaaataaaaaaagtagCCATCAAAACATCCTTGAGCAGAACAAGCTCACTTTTGCAGATGTAGCCAGCTTTGGTGGTGCAGTTTGAAACAGACCAAGTGAAATCTCGTCCGTCGAATCCAAACGTAACGCATTCGCCGTTCTGAAACGTTGGCTGATACCTGGCCCACCGGGTGAAAGTGACGGGTTCGCCGTTACGCCACGTGAACGTACTCGACATATTGACGTAAACTAATCCAATCCAATAGATTGGTCCCGTCATCGCTGACGTTTCCTTTGCAATGAAGGCATTTTCGTGAATACTATTGATTGAAGCAAGTTGAGCCCCGCGGCTGTTGCACTTTTGATCAGCAAGCATCTGCGACTCCGGCTTTTCGTCATCTTTAGACAAATAATAGCAGGCGTCTTTGAAATAAAGCTCGTCCTTTCGACACTGATGATGGAAAGGCGCTTTACTTAGGCGCACTCTGTTGCTAAAATCAGCTAGAACAGCGAGAGGTACTGGAAGAACGTGAAGTGGTTGTGCTTATATAATTTACCAAGAGGTTTTTTGCATATCCTTTTTAGCATTTTAAAGCCATTATCGCTCTCGGCCGTCTTCCAATAGCCAGTGCGAGAGTCGATAGCAACGCACTTACGAAGATGGCTAAAACTCGGTTCTCCACTTGCCCACAGAGCATACCTGCACACGCATGTTAGATAGCCAGTTTCATTGCGTAATAATACGTACGTCATTCGATCTCCATTGACCCAGCGGAATCCATCAGAATACCTTCGCATCAAGCCAATCCAGACGTCGGCATCTGATTCCACGAGGAGAGACAGTATGAAAGCCTGTTCGTGAGGACTGCTAATGCTGACAAGGCTTTCGTAACTGCATCCCTTATTCCACTCCGTGTCATTAAAAGTGTACAACTTATTAGAAACGGTATAACAATAGTCGCCATAGAGGTACCACCCACTAGGACAATCTAAATAAAGCGTTTAGTCATTGCATAATCGAAATGTCGCTATATTTACACTCGTTCTCTTTGCAAGTGACTTCCGCTGCTTTGCAAGGTCGATTACTGCGCTCTTTCGCGCAATCATTCAATGATGTTTCGTTTCCATTGCAACGTACATGATACATCGTGTTGACACTCGGCAAAAGAAGGCCTCGGCGCCTCGCCGAGACAGCCACAGCTTTCTCGTAGCCTAACTGACGACAGACGACATTCGCATTGTTTACAACCCATTCGTCGTTGCACACGCCGCTCCacgaggaagagaaatgAACTTCGACTCTTCCCTCGCTCTCATGCAAACCATCGACGAGTCGAACTTTCCCGTCATGGACAGAACAGGAGAGGTGATATGGAACATAGCACTTTGATCGTGACTCTGTTAAAGTGcactcttcaatttcttttgagGAACAGTTCATGGCAACAGCTCTTTCACTAGACCACCAACGATATAAATCATCTTCAATTACATTATCATATCCCAAACTTCTGCAAATTCCATCTAAGGCGTTACGGTTAAAAGGGAAGCATATCTCTCTCCACAAGACCCCAATTTGAAACGCGACGTCCGCCAAATATCCATCCAGAAGTACCCAATCTGAAAAAGGAAGCCTATCTCCACTTCTGGCTGAGAGACGCACGAAAATTGAGTCAACGTCACTGACACGACAGGAAACGAATCCACTCCTACCAAACGCCGTGCAGTTGCCGGGATCTAACCAGTTTGACGTACAATTATTGTAGGCACAATTTGAAGACCCCgatttcaacgtcacgtcTAATACATCGTTGTAGCCTATTTTTTGGCAGGCATCAGCCGCTATGAGCCTGGCCTTGTCACTGCTCGTTGGCAGGCAAACGGGTGTCCACGCCCCCATGTGAAACTTCTCGAGGTGTCCACGATAAGGAGTTACTCCCACGAGACGAATTGGAAAACCCACGAatgctaattaattaattaaataattaattaataagattTGCTTTTTGTGATGCGTGACTCTTACGTTGGCCCTTCGGTTGCTTCTGACAAATGTATCCAAGCTGATTCGAACAGGAAATGGCTCTGCCCCACTCAATCACGCTACCGTTGGCGACAATAACCGTAGAACATACGGGATCTTTTGAATGACTCCATCCGGTGGCGTCACTGCTGAAGGGCGAACCGTCTGACCATCGATAGTTATAGGTGTCTTCCTTTGTAGCAGGCGTGCGTATTAAACCTAAATAAAGTTCCTTTCTGCTTAATTTGGGCAACTGACATCGGAGGTAATCCTCAAGATTCAAtacgtcttctttgtttcGGATAGAGAAGAGAGCGCCTCCGTGCTTGGAGCACTCTGCTTGAGCGTCAAACCAATTCGACGACCCCAATGAAATAAAGAGACCCATAGAACGGGGCGTGCACTTGAAAGGAGGCGAGCAATCTAAAATACATTGAGAACAATAACTCCGGTCAACAGATCAAGTTTACCTTCACAACGAACTATCTCGCCGCTATCGAGTGCATTTGAGCCTCGCCCTTCAACGCTGGcaatggcgacgacgagaaaaatccTTAACAtcgcgacaatttgtcgacTCTCGCGCTTCTTCGATGTACGTTTGGGCATCAAACAACAGTTATACTTTACTCGATGCGACGTTTACGCAAACGATCGATATTCAAACGAAGTTTCCAACTTTCTTCCTCGCCTCAGTTGGAGAGGCGGCTgcagtgagaaaaaaaatgcggATGCGTATACAGCCCCGGAACCGCAAACCCGCCGAAAAGGGGATATAGGATAAACGTTGTGGTCTATTTTGTTCCTGTCTCCTGTTCGTTCGACCAATCGTAGACTAGCCTCGTACCCGCTAATCGTAGACATCTTTTGATGCTCTTAGGCAAGATTGAGTGGACGTGTAAAGGACGCAATTACGAGTCCCCCGTCCCCCATCGACCATTTGGTTGCTCGTTTAGCCACAACAGTTTAAAATGAGAGGGCGTGCTAAAAGGAGAAGACGCCCCCAAATGCGTCTTTCATATTGCAAGGGGAAGTGATAGGCGATTGGGCGGCTTTGATGCTGACCGCAGAAAAGTGCGTCAGCCAGCTGCAGTGACCATACGTAGCTcttgtgacgacgatgaccGCGGTGACTTCCAACTCAACGACACAACGATACTCAA contains:
- the LOC136187683 gene encoding uncharacterized protein produces the protein MPKRTSKKRESRQIVAMLRIFLVVAIASVEGRGSNALDSGEIVRCEDCSPPFKCTPRSMGLFISLGSSNWFDAQAECSKHGGALFSIRNKEDVLNLEDYLRCQLPKLSRKELYLGLIRTPATKEDTYNYRWSDGSPFSSDATGWSHSKDPVCSTVIVANGSVIEWGRAISCSNQLGYICQKQPKGQPFVGFPIRLVGVTPYRGHLEKFHMGAWTPVCLPTSSDKARLIAADACQKIGYNDVLDVTLKSGSSNCAYNNCTSNWLDPGNCTAFGRSGFVSCRVSDVDSIFVRLSARSGDRLPFSDWVLLDGYLADVAFQIGVLWREICFPFNRNALDGICRSLGYDNVIEDDLYRWWSSERAVAMNCSSKEIEECTLTESRSKCYVPYHLSCSVHDGKVRLVDGLHESEGRVEVHFSSSWSGVCNDEWVVNNANVVCRQLGYEKAVAVSARRRGLLLPSVNTMYHVRCNGNETSLNDCAKERSNRPCKAAEVTCKENEYCPSGWYLYGDYCYTVSNKLYTFNDTEWNKGCSYESLVSISSPHEQAFILSLLVESDADVWIGLMRRYSDGFRWVNGDRMTYALWASGEPSFSHLRKCVAIDSRTGYWKTAESDNGFKMLKRICKKPLADFSNRVRLSKAPFHHQCRKDELYFKDACYYLSKDDEKPESQMLADQKCNSRGAQLASINSIHENAFIAKETSAMTGPIYWIGLVYVNMSSTFTWRNGEPVTFTRWARYQPTFQNGECVTFGFDGRDFTWSVSNCTTKAGYICKRALNNSNAEVNSTSSLNYVYTCPSDWLNIGDRCFKRFDALKTWRKSLVKCQLSHSNGSLASVRSVEEQSALSNLLVTSDAWIGLNDIDNDGFYVWADGSPFAYVTWSSAEKKNSSMKISHSCVALNGEGYWKASNCEEEKQSVCVIPAFSVCLNKVDTCHEATACTKTFSACKDCPFPFECTRFSCLLISSASSNWFDAETECSNRGATLFSIGSKEDESDLEDYLRKVAHIRWLGFGRIELFLGLIRTPAAAEDTRYNYRWSNGLPFSRDASRWDSLKGPLCATVIVERLENDVTITFGRAVSCSDQHEFICEKQPKSQPFAVSRLVGVTGNRQRLKMFHVKAWTPFCISRGSNEAMAAGACVNTGYTEYRGFMFGRGEFISCQASDIGSIDVRFSKTVNNAVEIQIGGSWRDLCTVDYSWSYSHADNLCRSLGYNKGKFRRLFSAPLFGVSMSCARDVKSLDECTFTEFQDKNCFHLSLDCKNRDGKVRLLDGLRESEGRVEIYFGGSWNVVCGDEWYLDDANVVCRPLGYQKAVAVTARRRGLLSPTKSYARCKRNETWFIRCEKERSRSCSKEAEVTCKENEYCPKGWYLYADYCYTVSKKSYDFDDTEWDKGCSSKSLVSISSPHEQAFVLSLLAGEDTDVWIGLTRRRNADEFQWLNGDPMTYALWASGEPRFSNRRECVAIDSRTGYWKTVDCVNLKLKRLCKLALVDFSNRARLLRAPFRHRCRKDELYFKDACYYLSSDHDKPLSLTVADQKCKSRGAELASISSIHENAFVAKETSSMTGPIYWIGLVYDNTSSAFRRLHGPPVTFTRWAKYEPRYENGECVAFGFDGRDFTWSVSNCTTKAGYICKKVLDGSNAAASFKHSLDYVYMCQSDWRKIGNRCFKRFPTLKTWRESLADCQQLSQGNGSLASIHSAQEHSVFSDFLGANEAWIGLNDVDNEGFHVWADGSSFDYSKFRSEGNVSSLMKILLSCVAAKNGSWNARNCEDKMQSVCVIPAVLDFDECYNKSYSCHENSECKNVLFSYECECGEGWTRGELADSDGSAPDVSFCADINECEIPGQCRWEADCTNTDGSFECTCLSGFTGDGKNCTDVNECSRKEDNNCYDYATCRNTIGSYQCECNDSFTGNGTHCQGPTPVPVLNSQISQLTIILSVVGSFVFLVLLIVIAIAVYVRCNSGEYRSAESQSSPAPKSPPDPCRRPDEWEINHDDVMLLEKIGEGLFGVVHKAQLLHRPSSQWKRIRHRNSNNNSFVACKMNKGKHQLEDEFLEEIYLMKRVGQHQHIVSMVACITRCQPLCLIVEYCCHGDLLNYLARGRHATSDRRRSVLNSVIDSEPSPDSEERRKQNEDEEKEKESISDKAEDVDKHDENMEFNFTTSDLLLFAWQIASGMGYLSGKGLVHRDLACRNVLVCENELLKVSDFGLARAVYEDGQYSQKTARRLPLRWMSIEAITHRLFTEKSDVWSFGVVVWEICTLGGFPYPCIVTKELQSHLLEGNRLNRPSNCSVELYELMSECWRTDPEKRPAFRVLSRKLGKVLEAESLNKYIDLDTASLYPFQGMETRESGSEASGETPEVNSASGTKRAGDGTGIRYVGCGSLITRETTV